Proteins co-encoded in one Nitratireductor kimnyeongensis genomic window:
- a CDS encoding SUF system Fe-S cluster assembly protein, with protein MTDTPQDTEQKDERTAHQEMEAKTSSIPQEELVRLTDDIVSALKTVYDPEIPADIYELGLIYKVDIEDDRSVKIDMTLTAPGCPVAGEMPGWVQNAVSTVEGVSDVEVTMVFDPPWTPDRMSEEAQFAVGWY; from the coding sequence ATGACTGATACACCGCAGGACACGGAACAGAAGGATGAGCGCACGGCTCATCAGGAAATGGAAGCCAAGACGTCTTCCATTCCGCAGGAAGAGCTTGTCCGCCTGACCGACGACATCGTCAGTGCGCTCAAGACGGTCTATGATCCGGAAATTCCCGCCGACATCTACGAGCTGGGGCTGATCTACAAGGTCGATATCGAGGATGATCGCTCGGTCAAGATCGACATGACCCTGACCGCACCGGGCTGTCCCGTGGCCGGAGAGATGCCCGGCTGGGTTCAGAATGCCGTCAGCACCGTCGAAGGCGTCAGCGACGTTGAAGTCACGATGGTTTTCGATCCTCCATGGACACCGGACCGCATGTCCGAAGAAGCCCAATTCGCCGTTGGCTGGTACTGA